The Diaphorobacter ruginosibacter genome contains a region encoding:
- a CDS encoding tripartite tricarboxylate transporter substrate binding protein, with protein MFKHTLIACAALLLAGTASAQDAAYPSRPVRIVVPYAAGGATDFIARTVGDRLSKALGQPFVIDNKAGAAGAIGAAEVSRAKADGYTLLMTITDSQINNTALYKKLAYDPQKDFTFISQVVRSPALISTHPGTGIRSLADLKAKAEKGDVKMSYGSWGIGGLGHLAGESLNRSLKGHMVHVPQRGEGPVVSDLLSGTVDVGLSSVASALQHVPSGKVIPLAVLGPQRSTTLPQVPTMRELGFKDPIYDTNVWIGLLAPARTPQAIVDKLSKEVNAIIARTEVSQQFVTKGFEVMNTTPEQFAASYRTEFDVITKRIRELEIEAQ; from the coding sequence ATGTTCAAACACACCCTGATCGCCTGCGCAGCATTGCTGCTGGCAGGCACCGCCTCCGCACAGGATGCGGCCTACCCCAGTCGCCCGGTGCGCATCGTGGTTCCCTATGCTGCCGGCGGCGCAACGGACTTCATCGCCCGCACCGTGGGCGACCGCCTGTCCAAGGCGCTCGGCCAACCCTTCGTGATCGACAACAAGGCCGGGGCCGCCGGTGCGATCGGCGCTGCGGAGGTCAGCCGCGCCAAGGCCGACGGCTACACGCTGCTGATGACCATCACCGATTCGCAGATCAACAACACCGCGCTGTACAAGAAGCTGGCCTACGATCCCCAGAAGGATTTCACCTTCATCAGCCAGGTGGTCCGCAGCCCGGCGTTGATCTCCACGCATCCCGGCACCGGGATCAGGAGCCTGGCCGATCTCAAGGCCAAGGCAGAGAAGGGCGACGTGAAGATGAGCTATGGCTCCTGGGGCATCGGCGGCCTGGGCCATCTCGCGGGTGAGAGCCTGAACCGCAGCCTCAAGGGCCACATGGTCCATGTGCCGCAGCGCGGCGAGGGACCCGTGGTTTCCGATCTGCTGTCGGGCACCGTCGACGTGGGACTGTCCTCCGTCGCCAGCGCACTGCAGCACGTACCCTCCGGCAAAGTGATACCGTTGGCGGTACTCGGCCCGCAGCGCTCGACAACGCTGCCGCAGGTGCCCACCATGCGTGAGCTGGGGTTCAAGGACCCGATCTACGACACCAACGTCTGGATCGGCCTGCTGGCTCCCGCCAGGACTCCTCAGGCCATCGTCGACAAGCTGAGCAAGGAGGTGAATGCCATCATCGCAAGAACGGAAGTCAGCCAGCAGTTCGTGACCAAGGGATTCGAGGTCATGAACACCACACCAGAACAATTCGCCGCGTCGTACAGAACGGAGTTCGACGTGATCACCAAGCGCATTCGCGAACTAGAAATAGAGGCCCAATGA
- a CDS encoding PDR/VanB family oxidoreductase has product MKLVVARLTHEAQDVLGLELRSKDGGTLPPFTAGAHIDLHLPGSICRQYSLSNCSSERDRYVIGVGLAAASRGGSAYVHQRLAVGDELEVSEPRALFGIDTTATEHVFIAGGIGITPILSMVRWCIANDRPWKLLYCVRTRSRAAYGWTLAAHGSRVVLHVDQESGGTPPDLRGFIGETGAGTHVYCCGPEGLMNAVGDAAASVGLAQSATHFERFAPPENADPAAPAGGFEVLLHRSGKIITVAPDQSMLEALEACGESLPFSCREGMCRSCELPLLEGEADHRDYVLSDEEREAHQCILPCVSRARGERIVVDL; this is encoded by the coding sequence ATGAAACTCGTCGTTGCACGCCTCACGCACGAGGCGCAGGATGTTCTCGGCCTGGAATTGCGCAGCAAGGACGGCGGCACGCTGCCTCCGTTCACCGCCGGCGCGCACATCGACCTGCACCTGCCCGGCAGCATCTGCCGCCAGTACTCGCTCAGCAACTGCTCTTCGGAGCGCGACCGCTACGTGATCGGGGTGGGCCTCGCCGCGGCCTCCCGCGGTGGATCGGCCTATGTACACCAGAGGCTTGCCGTGGGCGACGAGCTCGAGGTGAGCGAGCCACGCGCGCTGTTCGGTATCGACACCACCGCCACGGAACATGTCTTCATCGCGGGCGGCATCGGCATCACGCCCATCCTCAGCATGGTGCGCTGGTGCATTGCCAACGACCGGCCATGGAAGTTGCTTTACTGCGTGCGCACCCGCTCGCGCGCCGCCTATGGCTGGACCCTCGCAGCACACGGCAGCCGGGTGGTGCTGCATGTGGACCAGGAATCCGGCGGAACACCGCCCGACCTGCGGGGCTTCATCGGCGAAACAGGGGCAGGCACACATGTCTACTGCTGCGGCCCCGAGGGCCTGATGAACGCCGTGGGCGATGCGGCGGCCAGCGTGGGCCTGGCCCAATCGGCCACGCACTTCGAGCGATTCGCACCGCCCGAGAACGCCGATCCCGCAGCGCCCGCAGGCGGCTTCGAGGTGTTGCTGCACCGCAGCGGAAAGATCATCACCGTGGCCCCCGACCAGAGCATGCTCGAAGCGCTGGAGGCCTGCGGCGAATCCCTCCCGTTCTCGTGCCGCGAGGGCATGTGCCGCAGCTGCGAGCTGCCTTTGCTCGAGGGCGAGGCAGACCATCGCGACTACGTGCTGTCCGACGAGGAACGCGAGGCGCACCAATGCATCCTGCCGTGCGTCTCCCGCGCACGCGGAGAACGCATCGTGGTCGATCTCTGA
- a CDS encoding aromatic ring-hydroxylating dioxygenase subunit alpha, protein MFIKNTWYVAAWDHEVTREGMFTRTIIGVPVLMYRKADGEIVALEDRCCHRGAPLSVGRREGDCVRCMYHGLKFDAAGQCIEAPAQKRIPIQAKVKTYPVVQRHRWIWVWMGDPDKADESLIPDTQWLDHPDWRSLDGYIHYDVNYLLICDNLLDFSHLPFVHPTTLGGGADYAATQPKVDRIDDGVRITRWAIGIDAPPFAAAVKEWGGKVDRWNIYNFTLPSILLMDSGMAPTGQGAEQGNRDGAIEFRGCQAITPETENSTHYFFAHPHNFSIDKPDVTRSIHEAVVAAFDEDRDIITAQQRSLSLAPDFKMVAFGIDAALNQFRWAVNKRLAEEAAEDALAKEAASVQGAASARLATRG, encoded by the coding sequence ATGTTCATCAAAAACACCTGGTATGTGGCGGCCTGGGATCACGAAGTGACCCGGGAAGGCATGTTCACCCGCACGATCATCGGCGTGCCGGTGCTGATGTACCGCAAGGCCGATGGCGAGATCGTTGCCCTCGAGGACCGCTGCTGCCACCGGGGCGCGCCCCTGTCCGTGGGCCGCCGCGAGGGCGATTGCGTGCGCTGCATGTACCACGGCCTGAAGTTCGACGCCGCAGGCCAATGCATCGAGGCCCCCGCGCAAAAACGCATCCCGATCCAGGCCAAGGTCAAGACTTACCCCGTGGTGCAGCGCCACCGCTGGATCTGGGTGTGGATGGGCGATCCGGACAAGGCCGACGAGAGCCTGATCCCCGACACGCAATGGCTGGACCATCCCGACTGGCGCAGTCTCGATGGCTACATCCACTACGACGTGAACTACCTGCTTATCTGCGACAACCTGCTCGATTTCTCGCACCTGCCCTTCGTGCATCCCACGACGCTGGGCGGCGGCGCGGACTACGCGGCCACGCAGCCCAAGGTGGATCGCATCGACGATGGCGTGCGCATCACCCGTTGGGCCATCGGCATCGACGCTCCGCCGTTCGCGGCGGCAGTGAAGGAATGGGGCGGCAAGGTGGACCGCTGGAATATCTACAACTTCACCCTGCCCTCCATTCTGCTGATGGATTCCGGCATGGCCCCCACCGGCCAAGGCGCCGAGCAGGGCAATCGCGACGGCGCCATCGAGTTCCGTGGCTGTCAGGCCATCACGCCGGAGACCGAGAACTCGACGCACTACTTCTTTGCGCACCCGCACAACTTCTCGATCGACAAGCCCGACGTCACGCGCTCCATCCACGAGGCCGTGGTGGCCGCCTTCGACGAGGATCGCGACATCATCACCGCGCAGCAGCGCAGCCTGTCCCTGGCGCCCGACTTCAAGATGGTGGCCTTCGGCATCGACGCCGCGCTCAACCAGTTCCGCTGGGCCGTCAACAAGCGCCTTGCGGAAGAAGCCGCCGAGGACGCGCTGGCAAAGGAAGCCGCCTCCGTGCAAGGGGCCGCATCGGCCCGCCTCGCCACGAGAGGCTGA
- a CDS encoding LysR family transcriptional regulator, translated as MDQLDLNLLMVFDAIYQEGSVTKAAHKLGLTQSAMSHSLNRLRAYFDDPLFVKIGPRMEPTSKAAGMCEAVTDVVSTVRNRIVMSAGFNPAKARRVFTLNVTDMGELVFLPALLARFKKIAPECSLRTLQAPIEQIDGLLASGEIDLALGSIRAAPEGLYQQRLFPSTFVIMASTRNKELGDTLSREQFESMQHIVVSLTGRTSESYDKVLEEQGLHRRIAVVTPHFLMVPLLIDRHPDLLATVPRELAEVFGRFGVVRHFEPPLPVPPFQLSQYWHARFHSDPAIVWLRELVKDTFKSYPDVAV; from the coding sequence ATGGATCAATTGGATTTGAATCTGCTGATGGTGTTTGATGCCATTTATCAAGAAGGCAGCGTCACCAAGGCAGCGCACAAACTCGGCCTGACGCAGAGCGCGATGAGCCATTCGCTGAATCGCCTGCGTGCCTATTTCGACGATCCCCTGTTCGTGAAGATCGGCCCGCGCATGGAGCCCACCAGCAAGGCCGCGGGAATGTGCGAGGCGGTCACCGACGTGGTCTCGACGGTGCGCAACCGGATCGTGATGAGCGCAGGCTTCAACCCCGCGAAGGCGCGCCGTGTGTTCACCCTGAACGTGACGGACATGGGTGAGCTCGTGTTTCTTCCGGCCCTGCTGGCGCGTTTCAAGAAAATCGCGCCGGAGTGTTCGCTGCGCACCCTTCAGGCGCCCATCGAGCAGATCGACGGGCTGCTGGCCTCGGGCGAGATCGACCTGGCGCTTGGTTCGATCCGTGCCGCGCCCGAGGGGCTGTACCAGCAGCGGCTGTTTCCGAGCACTTTCGTCATCATGGCCAGCACGCGCAACAAGGAACTGGGTGACACGCTGAGCCGCGAACAGTTCGAATCCATGCAGCACATCGTGGTGTCCCTCACAGGGCGCACGAGCGAGAGCTATGACAAGGTGCTCGAGGAGCAGGGGCTGCATCGCCGCATTGCCGTGGTCACGCCGCACTTCCTGATGGTGCCGCTGCTGATCGACCGGCATCCGGACCTGCTTGCCACCGTGCCCCGCGAGCTGGCCGAGGTGTTCGGGCGTTTCGGCGTGGTGCGCCATTTCGAGCCGCCGCTGCCGGTGCCGCCGTTCCAGCTCAGCCAGTACTGGCATGCACGCTTTCACAGCGACCCGGCCATCGTCTGGCTGCGCGAACTGGTCAAGGACACCTTCAAGAGCTATCCCGATGTGGCTGTTTGA
- a CDS encoding polysaccharide deacetylase family protein, which yields MTGIFKALCGLLFALTCSFSFSQTISLTFDDGLDPDRQRDAAAWNREILAGLKEADVKAMVFPALVRIGGEAGLDLIREWAAQGHAVGNHTAGHRSLASPQVSLEDFISDVGKADAALSRLPRWKPMLRFPYLKEGDTAAKRDGMRAWMQAHGYRTAAVSIDASDWYYNQVFSALAERGATQKARQVEDAYIDHLLDRAAYYDRLARQVLGYSPPHVMLLHTSRINAAAVPMIIRAFRARGWTFVSPLEAFEDPVYSKQPDTLPAGESIIWASAKARGVQGLRYPAEDSVYEEPGLKARGLLPQGMEK from the coding sequence ATGACCGGAATCTTCAAAGCACTCTGCGGACTGCTGTTCGCCCTGACCTGTTCTTTCAGTTTTTCGCAGACGATCAGCCTGACCTTCGATGACGGGCTCGACCCCGACAGGCAGCGCGATGCCGCCGCATGGAACCGCGAGATCCTTGCGGGCCTGAAGGAGGCGGACGTCAAGGCGATGGTCTTCCCGGCGCTGGTTCGCATTGGCGGCGAGGCGGGTCTCGACCTGATCCGGGAATGGGCCGCACAAGGGCATGCGGTGGGCAATCACACGGCGGGCCATCGCAGCCTCGCGTCGCCCCAGGTGTCCCTCGAAGACTTCATCTCGGATGTCGGGAAAGCGGATGCCGCGCTGAGCCGGTTGCCTCGCTGGAAACCCATGTTGCGCTTTCCCTACCTGAAGGAAGGCGATACGGCGGCCAAGCGCGATGGGATGAGGGCCTGGATGCAAGCCCACGGCTACCGCACCGCAGCGGTATCCATCGATGCGAGCGACTGGTACTACAACCAGGTGTTCTCGGCACTTGCAGAGCGCGGGGCGACGCAGAAGGCCCGGCAGGTCGAGGATGCCTACATCGACCACCTGCTGGATCGTGCCGCCTACTACGACCGGCTTGCAAGGCAGGTGCTCGGATACAGCCCGCCCCACGTCATGCTTCTGCACACCAGCCGCATCAATGCAGCGGCAGTGCCCATGATCATCCGGGCCTTCCGCGCCAGGGGGTGGACATTCGTCTCTCCCCTCGAGGCGTTCGAGGACCCGGTCTATTCCAAGCAGCCGGATACGCTGCCCGCGGGTGAGAGCATCATCTGGGCCAGCGCCAAGGCCAGGGGCGTGCAGGGGCTGCGCTACCCCGCGGAGGACTCGGTCTACGAGGAACCGGGGCTCAAGGCCCGGGGGCTGTTGCCGCAAGGCATGGAGAAATAG
- a CDS encoding TonB-dependent hemoglobin/transferrin/lactoferrin family receptor has protein sequence MACAITFHSCAKCALHPLAWACAVLCCGMSSSAWADESAGSAESRLVAAAPGAQPEGRRAAPALKEVVISATRDEQDADTLPMSVDVIHARQMEEAQITDIRQLVEDIPNVTVPRSPARFTLANGSTGRDQNSGFNIRGLDGNRVLMMVDGVRLPRSYAFSANAFGRDYLDLGLIERVEILRGSTPALYGSDGMGGLVNFITVQPDDLLKDGKSFGGRVSAGYDGSDNGKRVGATLAGRINPEWSWLLSAGLGRSQALENRGENDIAGANRTTPNPESGKSQSLLGRLVYTPSAVQRHVFTLEQVNKSADYNLLSARSSTVTDSRSSTDMDRWRATWQGRWQQLDTAVADELQLMASYQKSDSREWVNEVRTAPLAYRERDVTYDEQSLQLHAQASKLLRLGASADGKFTYGLDYQRNKVTNEQNGITPPAGESFPLKRFPDTTETSTALFAQADLHFGAWSITPGLRAEHYKLDASQNGFAPKVANNSDSAVSPKLGVLFQASEQWSVYGNYAAGFRAPNAGQVNAFFENPNAYYRSIPNPDLKPEKSKTFEIGVRGRVDGFKFDAAAFTGRFTDFIQDQVLVSGQYGNPANWATFQSINIDRVRISGFEVKGEYDWGRFAGGRFITNAAYGYTDGKETNTNKPLDTISPQQLVLGVRYERKEVGVRLSASHWWGKKAGDVSNGNAAWLSPASTVLDLSGQWRIQPDLRLNLGIYNLTDKKYWRWADVRNLTADTKVADAFSQPGRHVRISLVKDF, from the coding sequence ATGGCGTGCGCCATCACTTTTCATTCCTGCGCGAAATGCGCGCTTCATCCGCTGGCATGGGCATGTGCCGTTCTGTGCTGCGGCATGTCTTCTTCTGCGTGGGCCGACGAGTCGGCTGGCAGCGCGGAATCCCGGCTCGTGGCCGCGGCGCCGGGTGCTCAACCGGAAGGGCGGCGGGCCGCTCCGGCGCTCAAGGAAGTGGTCATCAGCGCAACGCGCGACGAGCAGGATGCCGACACGCTTCCCATGTCGGTCGATGTGATCCATGCGCGCCAGATGGAAGAGGCGCAGATCACCGACATTCGCCAGCTTGTCGAGGACATTCCCAACGTGACCGTGCCTCGTTCGCCTGCGCGCTTCACGCTCGCCAACGGCTCGACGGGGCGTGACCAGAACAGCGGCTTCAATATCCGGGGGCTGGATGGCAACCGGGTGCTGATGATGGTCGATGGCGTGCGCCTGCCACGCAGCTACGCGTTCTCGGCCAATGCGTTCGGGCGTGACTATCTGGACCTGGGCCTGATCGAGCGCGTCGAGATCCTGCGCGGATCGACTCCCGCGCTGTATGGGTCCGACGGCATGGGCGGCCTCGTGAACTTCATCACCGTGCAGCCGGATGATCTGCTCAAGGACGGCAAGTCATTCGGTGGCCGCGTGAGTGCCGGCTACGACGGCTCGGACAACGGCAAGCGCGTGGGCGCGACGCTGGCCGGGCGCATCAACCCGGAATGGAGCTGGCTGCTGTCCGCCGGCCTGGGCCGTTCGCAGGCGCTTGAGAACCGGGGCGAGAACGACATCGCAGGGGCCAACCGCACCACGCCCAATCCCGAGAGCGGCAAGAGCCAGTCGCTGCTGGGCCGCCTGGTCTACACGCCCTCGGCCGTGCAGCGGCATGTATTCACTCTGGAGCAGGTGAACAAGAGCGCGGACTACAACCTGCTGTCCGCCCGCAGCAGCACCGTGACGGATTCGCGCTCCAGCACCGACATGGACCGTTGGCGCGCCACATGGCAGGGGCGCTGGCAGCAGCTGGATACGGCGGTCGCCGACGAGCTGCAACTGATGGCGAGCTACCAGAAATCCGATTCGCGCGAATGGGTGAATGAGGTGCGTACCGCGCCGCTGGCCTATCGCGAGCGCGACGTGACCTACGACGAGCAGTCGCTGCAACTGCATGCGCAGGCGAGCAAGCTGCTGCGCCTGGGCGCATCGGCCGATGGCAAGTTCACCTACGGCCTCGACTACCAGCGCAACAAGGTGACCAACGAGCAGAACGGGATCACGCCGCCTGCGGGCGAGAGCTTCCCGCTCAAGCGCTTCCCCGACACCACGGAAACCTCGACCGCGCTGTTCGCGCAGGCCGACCTGCATTTCGGCGCATGGAGCATCACGCCGGGCCTGCGTGCCGAGCACTACAAGCTCGACGCGAGCCAGAACGGTTTCGCACCCAAGGTCGCCAACAACTCGGATTCGGCCGTCAGCCCCAAGCTGGGCGTGCTGTTCCAGGCGAGCGAGCAGTGGAGCGTCTACGGCAACTATGCGGCAGGCTTCCGTGCACCGAATGCGGGTCAGGTGAATGCCTTCTTCGAGAACCCGAATGCGTACTACCGCAGCATTCCCAACCCGGACCTCAAGCCGGAAAAGAGCAAGACCTTCGAGATTGGCGTGCGCGGCCGCGTGGACGGATTCAAGTTCGATGCCGCGGCCTTCACGGGGCGCTTCACCGACTTCATCCAGGACCAGGTGCTGGTCTCGGGCCAATACGGCAACCCGGCCAACTGGGCGACGTTCCAGTCGATCAACATCGATCGCGTGCGCATCAGCGGCTTCGAGGTCAAGGGCGAGTACGACTGGGGCCGCTTCGCCGGGGGCCGCTTCATCACCAACGCGGCCTACGGCTACACCGATGGCAAGGAGACCAACACCAACAAGCCGCTGGACACGATCTCGCCGCAGCAACTGGTGCTGGGCGTGCGCTACGAGCGCAAGGAGGTGGGGGTACGGCTGTCTGCCTCGCACTGGTGGGGCAAGAAGGCCGGCGACGTGTCGAACGGCAACGCAGCGTGGCTCAGCCCGGCGTCGACCGTGCTCGACCTGAGCGGGCAGTGGCGGATCCAGCCCGACCTGCGCCTGAACCTCGGCATCTACAACCTCACCGACAAGAAGTACTGGCGCTGGGCCGACGTGCGCAACCTGACCGCTGACACCAAGGTGGCCGATGCGTTCAGCCAGCCGGGCCGCCATGTGCGCATCTCGCTGGTCAAGGACTTCTGA
- a CDS encoding hemin-degrading factor: MNNELQSAPDATIRERFAARRAQGLRARDAAEALGLSEGAVIAAHAGAADAALRATALKGEWLAILQTLEACGTVMALTRNESTVHEKDGVYQHLSANGPIGLALSREIDLRLFFMHWHAGFAVTEASTQPGQAEARSLQFYDAHGTAVHKVYARAATDLSAWNALVERFATSEATPSFSQRPARKAVPPDAGIDASGLREAWAAMQDTHEFFEMLRRFGAERQQALRLMQGHFTEALPKDSVTRLLNEAALSGVSIMVFVPSPGCIQIHTGPVSNIRPLDTASGARWINVLDKGFNLHLRTDLIDTVWMVRKPTADGIVTSLEMFDHSGDLMAMFFGERKPGVPELVEWRELLAAIADVPVIREAAA, translated from the coding sequence ATGAACAACGAACTGCAATCCGCTCCTGACGCCACCATCCGCGAACGCTTCGCCGCCCGGCGAGCCCAGGGCCTGCGCGCCAGGGATGCAGCCGAGGCGCTCGGCCTGTCGGAAGGCGCCGTGATCGCGGCGCATGCGGGCGCTGCCGATGCAGCGCTGCGCGCCACGGCATTGAAGGGCGAATGGCTGGCCATCCTGCAGACGCTCGAGGCCTGCGGCACGGTGATGGCGCTCACCCGCAACGAATCCACCGTCCACGAGAAGGACGGCGTGTACCAGCATCTTTCCGCCAACGGGCCGATCGGCCTGGCGCTCTCGCGCGAGATCGACCTGCGGCTGTTCTTCATGCATTGGCACGCGGGCTTCGCTGTGACCGAAGCCTCCACGCAGCCGGGTCAGGCCGAAGCGCGCAGCCTGCAGTTCTACGATGCGCATGGCACGGCGGTGCACAAGGTGTATGCGCGCGCGGCCACCGACCTGTCGGCATGGAATGCGCTGGTGGAGCGCTTTGCAACCAGCGAGGCGACTCCGTCGTTCTCGCAGAGGCCTGCCCGCAAGGCCGTACCCCCCGATGCGGGGATCGATGCGTCGGGGCTGCGCGAAGCCTGGGCAGCGATGCAGGACACGCACGAGTTCTTCGAGATGCTGCGCCGCTTCGGTGCGGAGCGCCAGCAGGCCCTGCGGCTCATGCAGGGCCACTTCACCGAGGCGCTGCCGAAGGACAGCGTGACGCGCCTGCTGAACGAGGCCGCCCTATCCGGTGTATCCATCATGGTGTTTGTGCCGAGCCCGGGCTGCATCCAGATCCATACGGGCCCGGTCAGCAACATCCGCCCGCTTGATACGGCCAGCGGTGCGCGCTGGATCAATGTGCTCGACAAGGGCTTCAACCTGCACCTGCGCACCGACCTGATCGACACGGTGTGGATGGTGCGCAAGCCCACGGCAGACGGCATCGTCACCTCGCTGGAAATGTTCGACCATAGCGGCGACCTGATGGCGATGTTCTTTGGCGAGCGTAAGCCCGGCGTGCCGGAGCTGGTGGAATGGCGTGAACTGCTGGCCGCCATTGCGGACGTGCCGGTGATTCGGGAGGCCGCTGCATGA
- a CDS encoding heme/hemin ABC transporter substrate-binding protein, giving the protein MSAPLLHPFSTPLSPPFSLSRRRCLQGLASVGIALHAPGVWAAKPARMISLSGALTEVVYLLSAQDQLVATDTTSLYPEAALRTPKVGYMRQLAAEGVLSLRPDVVIGTQEAGPAVVLDQIRQAGVRVALLPVTHDWGEVMAKVTMVGRETGREAQAAQLAQRLDGEWAGVQAQVAKAARKPRALFILSHGGAPQVAGRATAADALIRYAGGVNAIGQFQGYRALTAEAMASAAPDVIINSTQGIEALGGEAAFWTRPELALTPAFARKALVTLDASHLLGFGPRMPSAVKTVHERMQAFVA; this is encoded by the coding sequence ATGAGCGCGCCGTTGCTTCATCCATTCTCGACCCCACTCTCGCCCCCATTCTCGCTTTCGCGCAGGCGTTGCCTGCAGGGCCTGGCGAGCGTCGGCATCGCCCTGCATGCGCCGGGCGTCTGGGCTGCCAAGCCTGCACGAATGATCTCGCTGAGCGGGGCGCTGACCGAGGTTGTCTACCTGCTGAGCGCGCAGGATCAGCTGGTCGCCACCGACACCACCAGCCTCTATCCCGAGGCCGCGCTGCGCACGCCCAAGGTCGGCTACATGCGCCAGCTGGCGGCGGAAGGCGTTCTGTCGCTCCGGCCCGACGTGGTGATCGGCACGCAGGAGGCGGGGCCCGCGGTGGTGCTCGACCAGATACGCCAGGCTGGCGTGCGTGTGGCGCTGCTGCCCGTCACGCACGACTGGGGCGAGGTGATGGCCAAGGTGACGATGGTGGGCCGCGAGACCGGGCGCGAAGCCCAGGCGGCGCAACTGGCGCAGCGGCTTGATGGCGAGTGGGCCGGCGTGCAGGCGCAGGTGGCCAAGGCCGCGCGCAAGCCGCGCGCATTGTTCATCCTGTCGCATGGCGGCGCGCCGCAGGTGGCTGGGCGCGCCACGGCCGCCGATGCATTGATCCGCTATGCGGGCGGTGTCAATGCGATCGGCCAGTTCCAGGGCTACCGCGCGCTCACGGCGGAGGCCATGGCCAGCGCAGCGCCCGATGTGATCATCAACTCCACGCAGGGCATCGAAGCCCTGGGGGGCGAGGCCGCTTTCTGGACCCGGCCCGAGCTTGCGCTCACGCCTGCGTTCGCGCGCAAGGCGCTGGTGACTCTGGATGCCAGCCATCTGCTCGGCTTCGGACCGCGCATGCCGTCCGCGGTGAAGACCGTGCACGAGCGCATGCAGGCCTTTGTTGCGTGA
- a CDS encoding FecCD family ABC transporter permease has protein sequence MSGSMSGVKPMARNGATGGWATAFARMRLPSGRLARGSTLALGGLLLVIAVLVGSASGAYGISAGRLLAMLWDPASGAADQLVFFNIRLPRLVMGVAAGAGLGVAGALLQGLFRNPLADPGLIGVSSGAALAAGVAIVMGDAWFPQWPHTLGSWPLIGMAFGGGLLVTLMVYGLGRVQGSTRIGVMLLAGIAVNAMAGAGLGFLSFISSDEQLRNLQLWLLGSLGASRWSAVVLVASAVAVALCVAMRLARPLNAIALGEAQAHLLGIRVERTKRMAVMVTALAVGAVTATTGVIGFIGLIAPHWVRMVAGPDHRVVLPGSALLGAALVVLADAAARTVVKPAELPLGVLTAFIGVPLFLLMLRQFRSKV, from the coding sequence ATGTCCGGTTCCATGTCGGGCGTGAAGCCCATGGCGCGCAATGGTGCGACGGGAGGCTGGGCCACGGCGTTCGCGCGGATGCGCCTGCCGAGCGGCCGCCTCGCGCGCGGCAGCACGCTGGCGCTGGGAGGGCTGTTGCTGGTGATCGCGGTGCTGGTCGGCAGCGCCAGCGGAGCGTATGGCATTTCGGCGGGCCGGCTGCTCGCCATGCTCTGGGATCCCGCATCGGGTGCCGCCGACCAACTGGTGTTCTTCAACATCCGCCTGCCGCGCCTGGTGATGGGCGTGGCCGCGGGCGCCGGATTGGGCGTTGCCGGCGCGCTGCTGCAGGGGCTGTTCCGCAATCCGCTGGCCGACCCGGGGCTGATCGGCGTGAGCAGCGGGGCGGCACTGGCGGCAGGTGTGGCGATCGTGATGGGCGACGCCTGGTTTCCGCAGTGGCCGCATACGCTGGGCAGCTGGCCCCTGATCGGCATGGCATTTGGCGGCGGCCTGCTCGTGACCCTGATGGTGTATGGACTGGGCCGGGTGCAGGGCAGCACGCGCATCGGCGTGATGCTGCTGGCCGGCATTGCGGTGAATGCCATGGCGGGCGCGGGGCTGGGCTTTCTGAGCTTCATCTCCAGCGACGAGCAGTTGCGCAATCTGCAATTGTGGCTGCTGGGCAGCCTGGGGGCCTCGCGCTGGTCGGCGGTGGTGCTGGTCGCATCGGCCGTCGCCGTGGCGCTGTGTGTTGCGATGCGGCTGGCGCGGCCGCTCAATGCCATTGCATTGGGCGAGGCGCAGGCGCATCTGCTGGGTATCCGCGTGGAGCGCACCAAGCGCATGGCGGTGATGGTCACGGCGCTGGCCGTGGGCGCCGTGACGGCCACCACGGGCGTGATCGGGTTCATCGGCCTGATCGCACCGCATTGGGTCCGCATGGTGGCGGGGCCCGATCATCGCGTGGTGCTGCCCGGTTCGGCGTTGCTGGGCGCGGCACTGGTGGTGCTGGCCGATGCGGCGGCGCGCACCGTCGTCAAGCCGGCCGAGCTGCCGCTTGGCGTGCTGACGGCGTTCATCGGCGTGCCGCTGTTCTTGTTGATGCTCAGGCAATTCAGGAGCAAGGTATGA